Proteins from a genomic interval of Candidatus Cloacimonadota bacterium:
- a CDS encoding VOC family protein: MLNHIGITINSQQEISDFYQEILGFEIIKNFQINSELSNQIFEMKNSAEVFLLKKDNIFLEIFISPQGIVNKYNHVCLSYSNRKDLISQAKEKKYKIRIVPREDFDLVFVYDKSGNIFEIKELVK, encoded by the coding sequence ATGCTGAATCATATTGGAATAACAATCAACTCCCAACAGGAAATTTCAGATTTCTATCAAGAAATCCTCGGTTTCGAAATTATAAAAAACTTTCAGATCAATTCAGAACTTTCCAATCAAATTTTCGAAATGAAAAATTCTGCAGAAGTATTTTTATTGAAAAAAGATAATATCTTCCTGGAGATATTTATCAGTCCACAAGGAATAGTAAATAAATATAATCATGTTTGTTTATCATACTCAAACCGAAAAGATTTAATATCACAAGCCAAAGAAAAAAAATATAAAATTAGAATAGTTCCCAGGGAAGATTTTGATCTGGTCTTCGTTTATGATAAAAGTGG